In Silene latifolia isolate original U9 population chromosome 3, ASM4854445v1, whole genome shotgun sequence, a single window of DNA contains:
- the LOC141647951 gene encoding uncharacterized protein LOC141647951, protein MISLLLQMNRISSSTSSSVLRQIICCYSTKSSSSSSSSSLQPLTVLNSKPSLNPLYSFLPQSQNPNNLVNLICSTLKQNNSQTALLQLNDSLQHLIPHLGTHEISKVLLRCQCESNSALTFFNWVKLDLGIYPSVHNYCIIVHILVWSKNFRQGMEFLCELIDLETDKTRKIDAFDGLVSCSEECNWDPAVFDMLLKAYAKDGRVKEGYRVFRKMVKMGFVPHVLAFNCLLNSLSKSDCIDKCWELYKEMWRIGVDPNTCTFNIFTNVLCKDRSKDKVNEFLEKMEEEGFVPDLVTYNTLIGSYCRHSRLDDAFYLYKIMYRRGVVPDVVTYTTLINGLCKIGKVKEAHEVFHRMINRGLAPDIVSYNSLIHGYCREGKMKESRLLVHEMIGSGNLPDNFTCRVLVEGYGKLGHWHSGLNMVVELKRYRVAIPSDIYKYLITSLAKENHPFAAVKLVDRMLEDGHEPDEEIYETLSKSLCDNSYVEEALRYKDKMLERNITPSFAIYQDLISSLCRLSRCSQAETLMQEMVVYRLKPDLIICRALISGYCKEKNIDKAESLLVSLAIGYQLYDTDSYNLVLEARSERSSSIELMELQDKMLKLGFAPNGLTCKYVLQGLQNAMRMKGNISRH, encoded by the coding sequence ATGATTTCTCTACTTCTGCAAATGAATCGAATTAGCTCTTCTACTTCTTCTTCTGTACTACGCCAAATTATTTGTTGTTACTCTAccaaatcatcatcatcatcatcatcatcatcattacaaCCCTTAACAGTCTTAAACTCAAAACCCTCCTTAAACCCTCTTTACTCTTTCCTTCCCCAatcccaaaaccctaataatttggTCAATTTAATTTGCTCAACACTAAAGCAAAACAATTCCCAAACTGCCCTTCTTCAGCTTAATGATTCATTGCAACACCTTATTCCTCATTTGGGCACTCATGAAATTTCCAAAGTTTTGCTTAGATGTCAATGTGAGTCTAATTCTGCTCTTACTTTCTTTAATTGGGTGAAATTAGATCTGGGTATTTACCCAAGTGTTCATAATTACTgtattattgttcatattttggTTTGGTCTAAGAATTTTCGACAAGGGATGGAATTTCTGTGTGAATTGATTGATTTAGAGACGGATAAAACCCGAAAGATTGATGCTTTTGATGGGTTGGTTTCTTGTTCTGAGGAATGTAATTGGGACCCTGCTGTTTTTGATATGCTTTTGAAAGCTTATGCTAAAGATGGTAGGGTTAAGGAAGGGTATAGGGTGTTTAGAAAGATGGTTAAGATGGGATTTGTGCCTCATGTTCttgcttttaattgtttattGAACAGTCTTTCGAAGTCCGATTGTATTGATAAATGCTGGGAACTTTATAAGGAGATGTGGAGGATTGGAGTTGATCCGAATACGTGTACTTTTAATATATTTACTAATGTGTTGTGCAAGGATCGGAGCAAAGATAAGGTTAATGAGTTTTTGGAGAAGATGGAGGAAGAGGGGTTTGTACCTGACCTTGTGACTTATAATACTTTGATTGGTAGTTACTGTCGACATTCTAGGTTGGATGACGCGTTTTATCTGTATAAAATCATGTATAGGAGAGGTGTGGTGCCCGATGTAGTCACCTATACCACGTTGATAAATGGCCTTTGTAAGATTGGGAAGGTAAAGGAGGCTCATGAGGTATTCCATCGAATGATAAATAGAGGATTGGCTCCAGATATCGTATCTTATAATTCGCTTATTCATGGTTATTGTAGAGAGGGGAAGATGAAAGAATCTAGGCTTCTAGTTCATGAAATGATTGGAAGTGGGAATTTACCTGATAATTTCACTTGTCGGGTACTTGTGGAAGGATATGGGAAATTAGGTCATTGGCATTCTGGATTGAATATGGTCGTGGAGCTCAAAAGATACAGGGTTGCAATTCCGAGTGATATATATAAGTACTTGATTACGTCTTTGGCAAAAGAGAACCACCCATTTGCGGCTGTTAAACTTGTAGATAGAATGTTGGAGGATGGTCATGAACCCGATGAGGAAATTTATGAAACGCTGAGCAAGTCATTATGTGATAACAGTTACGTTGAGGAAGCATTGCGATATAAAGACAAGATGCTTGAAAGAAACATTACCCCATCTTTTGCCATATATCAAGATCTCATTAGCAGTCTCTGTAGATTGAGCAGATGTTCGCAGGCAGAAACCTTGATGCAAGAAATGGTTGTGTACCGTCTTAAACCTGATCTAATCATCTGTAGGGCTTTGATATCTGGATATTGCAAAGAAAAAAATATTGACAAAGCAGAATCCCTGCTAGTTTCGCTTGCTATTGGGTATCAGCTTTATGATACTGATAGTTACAATTTAGTTTTAGAGGCTAGGAGTGAGCGCAGTAGTTCTATTGAACTGATGGAGCTGCAAGATAAGATGCTGAAATTGGGCTTTGCTCCTAATGGTTTGACATGCAAGTATGTTCTCCAGGGTTTGCAGAATGCTATGAGAATGAAGGGAAATATAAGTCGGCATTAA